One window from the genome of Actinoplanes teichomyceticus ATCC 31121 encodes:
- a CDS encoding alpha/beta hydrolase family protein, producing MNQPRHARPVISVRPVVLPAPGRGDDLQVRVTAPAAGGDLPVIVFSHGFGQSMDGYAPLTDHWSAQGFAVVQPTHLDARTLGLAPDDARHPDIWRHRVDDLVRVLDHLDLIEAAVPGLAGRLDRGRVAVAGHSWGAQTASMLLGARVLDAAGVPGPSRADARVRAGVLLALTGTGGDSLTPFAAEHFPFMHPDFTGLTTPSLLVAGDRDRSMLSVRGPEWFTEAYSLSPGVRSLLTLSGAEHSLGGITGYASTETTDESPERVALIQRVSVAFLRDRLHLADSAWARLGAALTTGTHPVGRLRSK from the coding sequence ATGAACCAGCCTCGCCACGCCCGCCCGGTGATCTCGGTGCGCCCGGTGGTGCTGCCCGCCCCGGGCCGCGGCGACGATCTGCAGGTTCGGGTCACCGCCCCGGCCGCCGGCGGCGACCTGCCCGTCATCGTCTTCTCGCACGGGTTCGGCCAGTCGATGGACGGCTACGCCCCGCTGACCGACCACTGGAGCGCCCAGGGTTTCGCGGTCGTGCAACCCACCCACCTCGACGCGCGGACGCTGGGCCTCGCGCCGGACGACGCCCGCCACCCGGACATCTGGCGCCACCGGGTGGACGACCTCGTCCGGGTCCTGGACCACCTCGATCTCATCGAGGCGGCCGTGCCCGGCCTCGCCGGCCGCCTGGACCGCGGCCGCGTCGCCGTCGCCGGCCACTCCTGGGGCGCCCAGACGGCGAGCATGCTGCTGGGCGCGCGGGTGCTCGACGCGGCCGGCGTCCCGGGCCCGAGCCGGGCCGACGCGCGGGTCCGGGCCGGCGTGCTGCTCGCGCTGACCGGCACCGGCGGCGACAGCCTGACGCCGTTCGCGGCCGAGCACTTCCCGTTCATGCACCCCGACTTCACCGGCCTGACCACGCCGTCGCTGCTGGTGGCCGGGGACAGGGACCGGTCGATGCTCAGCGTCCGGGGTCCGGAGTGGTTCACCGAGGCGTACTCGCTCAGCCCCGGGGTGCGCAGCCTGTTGACGCTGTCCGGCGCGGAGCACTCGCTGGGCGGGATCACCGGGTACGCCAGCACCGAGACGACCGACGAGAGCCCGGAGCGGGTCGCGCTGATCCAGCGGGTCAGCGTGGCGTTCCTGCGCGACCGGCTGCACCTCGCGGACTCGGCCTGGGCCCGGCTCGGCGCCGCGCTGACGACCGGCACCCACCCGGTGGGACGCCTGCGCTCGAAGTGA
- a CDS encoding DUF892 family protein → MSVRNVQEAFLFDLSMAYAGERAAAEIVDRCAREVADDRARMLLGLHAEEIRAQMKGIEQMFTMLRAQPQNVRCPVVEGVREEIEQFRQQDPAPEFVAATMLFGTVKISHGAMDTFGLLVDKAMLMGEIDAALMLTTICKQKEDTAGMAHRLMHEILLECTGETSGALTELAAAGGARTMAGTSA, encoded by the coding sequence ATGTCCGTACGCAACGTGCAGGAAGCCTTCCTCTTCGACCTGTCCATGGCCTACGCGGGGGAGCGGGCCGCGGCCGAGATCGTCGACCGGTGCGCCCGCGAGGTGGCCGACGACCGGGCGCGCATGCTGCTCGGCCTGCACGCCGAGGAGATCCGTGCGCAGATGAAGGGCATCGAGCAGATGTTCACCATGCTCCGCGCCCAGCCGCAGAACGTGCGCTGTCCGGTGGTCGAGGGGGTGCGCGAGGAGATCGAGCAGTTCCGGCAGCAGGACCCGGCGCCGGAGTTCGTCGCCGCCACCATGCTCTTCGGCACCGTCAAGATCAGTCACGGCGCGATGGACACCTTCGGTCTGCTCGTCGACAAGGCGATGCTGATGGGTGAGATCGACGCCGCGCTGATGCTCACCACGATCTGCAAGCAGAAGGAGGACACGGCCGGCATGGCGCACCGGCTGATGCACGAGATCCTGCTCGAGTGCACCGGCGAGACGAGCGGCGCGCTCACCGAGCTGGCGGCCGCGGGCGGTGCCCGCACCATGGCCGGCACCTCGGCGTAG